The DNA region ATGAAGCCGACCTGGCTGCCGGAGTAGATGAGCTGGAGGGAGCTGTCGTAGTGCGAGAATGCGGCGCGGTTAGGGTTTCTAACGGAGGCGTACTGGGAGAAGGTGAAGTTGACGGTGCCGTTAGCGACGGAGAAGGAGGGGAGCTGGACGGCGTTAACGGCAATTTTGGGGTCCTGGGGTTTGAAGATGGTGTAGTAGACAATGAGGATGACGATGACGATGAAGATTAGGAAGATGGTGGCCACCACGCAGGAGGCGAGGTTGGTGCGCCCCGACGGAGGCCGAGGCCGCTTCGGCCTCGGCGCCGGTACCGGCGCGGCTCCGGCGGCCATGGCCTGCGGTGGTGGAGGGAGAGCCAGAGTAG from Glycine soja cultivar W05 chromosome 8, ASM419377v2, whole genome shotgun sequence includes:
- the LOC114424389 gene encoding uncharacterized protein LOC114424389, coding for MAAGAAPVPAPRPKRPRPPSGRTNLASCVVATIFLIFIVIVILIVYYTIFKPQDPKIAVNAVQLPSFSVANGTVNFTFSQYASVRNPNRAAFSHYDSSLQLIYSGSQVGFMFIPAGEIDAGRTQYMAATFSVQSFPLSAPPRMGPTLANGDGVGFNYGLRVEPTLEIESKLEMAGRVKVLHFFTHHVYAKAGCRVAIAVTDGSVLGFHC